The Coffea eugenioides isolate CCC68of chromosome 8, Ceug_1.0, whole genome shotgun sequence genome has a segment encoding these proteins:
- the LOC113780291 gene encoding uncharacterized protein LOC113780291 — translation MAIALWFYDACIPMNAFNSPYYQQAIGKIASMGHGYQGPSYHALRVNLLKDAKKQVELIVENLRSKWAEFGCTIMGDGWKDNRQRSLINFLVYCPSGISFIKSVDASDFESNAEYLCNLFSEIVEIVGPSNVVHMVTDNASNYKAADRLLSEKYPTISWSPCAAHCLNLIMKDIGKMTHVKNIITLASRVTVYVYNRKWILSWLRKRPGWREILHPAETRFGTNFIVLKNLHDLKQHFEALVTSSVYKRELKNEKGKEVKQIVLDGKFWNNSLIIVRIMGPIMRLLRICDSDEKPSLGYVYEGMWRVVNGIKELLSYKKRSYDPVDYETIDKVEFWIVDEEQEGELDYDELEEMTEEEFPKIGEDGPSQSSKKDTNIVQLDDENDLDDINLESYEIGDKDDEDEDEDEEWLR, via the exons ATGGCTATAGCTTTGTGGTTTTATGATGCATGTATTCCAATGAATGCTTTTAATTCTCCTTATTATCAACAAGCAATCGGAAAAATAGCAAGTATGGGTCATGGTTATCAAGGACCTAGTTATCATGCTTTAAGAGTAAATTTGTTGAAAGATGCAAAGAAACAAGTTGAATTAATTGTTGAAAATTTGCGTAGTAAATGGGCTGAATTTGGTTGCACAATTATGGGTGACGGTTGGAAGGATAATAGACAAAGAAGTTTAATCAATTTTCTGGTCTATTGTCCTAGTGGGATTTCATTTATCAAATCTGTTGATGCTTCAGATTTTGAGTCTAATGCTGAATATTTGTGTAATCTGTTTTCTGAAATTGTTGAAATTGTTGGACCTAGTAATGTTGTTCATATGGTCACAGACAATGCAAGTAATTATAAAGCTGCTGACCGGTTACTTTCTGAAAAATATCCGACAATTAGTTGGTCTCCTTGTGCAGCACATTGTTTGAATTTAATTATGAAAGATATTGGAAAAATGACTCATGTGAAAAATATCATTACTCTTGCTTCAAGAGTCACTGTGTATGTTTATAATCGAAAGTGGATTCTTAGTTGGTTAAGAAAAAGGCCTGGTTGGAGAGAGATTCTTCATCCTGCTGAAACTCGATTTGGTactaattttattgttttgaaaaatcttcATGATTTGAAACAGCATTTTGAGGCTTTAGTGACTTCTAGTGTATACAAGAGAgagttgaaaaatgaaaaaggaaaagaagtcAAACAAATTGTTCTTGATGGCAAGTTTTGGAATAATTCTTTGATTATTGTGAGAATTATGGGTCCAATTATGCGCTTGTTGCGTATTTGTGATTCCGATGAAAAACCTTCATTGGGTTATGTATATGAAGGCATGTGGAGAGTTGTTAATGGTATTAAAGAGCT GCTTTCATATAAAAAGAGGTCTTATGATCCTGTGGATTATGAAACTATTGATAAAGTTGAATTTTGGATAGTTGATGAGGAACAAGAAGGAGAGCTTGATTATGATGAGTTAGAAGAAatgactgaagaagaatttcccaAAATTGGTGAAGATGGACCCTCTCAATCAA gTAAGAAAGACACAAATATTGTGCAACTTGATGATGAGAATGATCTTGATGATATCAACTTGGAAAGTTATGAAATTGGAGATAaggatgatgaagatgaagatgaagatgaagaatgGCTTAGATAA